The following coding sequences are from one Streptomyces sp. NBC_00536 window:
- a CDS encoding flavodoxin family protein: MKTVIVCASVSHGNTRRVADSMAQVLGARVVSPEEADLAELAGADLVGFGAGVFQGRLHPRLTDFVKALPAGRGRAFVFASSGLPEFPLAPFTRPLVRLLEGKGFEVDGSFSCRAFDTWAPFKLVGGINKQRPNAGDLAAARAFAARLRDGRGLES, from the coding sequence ATGAAGACCGTCATCGTGTGCGCTTCCGTGTCGCACGGCAATACGCGTCGTGTCGCCGACAGCATGGCTCAGGTTCTGGGTGCGCGGGTCGTCTCGCCCGAGGAGGCGGACCTGGCGGAGCTGGCCGGGGCCGACCTCGTGGGATTCGGTGCGGGTGTTTTCCAGGGCCGGCTTCACCCGCGCCTGACCGATTTCGTCAAGGCGCTTCCCGCCGGGCGGGGCCGGGCGTTCGTGTTCGCCAGCAGTGGGCTGCCCGAGTTTCCGCTGGCGCCGTTCACCCGCCCCCTGGTCCGACTGCTGGAAGGCAAGGGCTTCGAGGTGGATGGGAGCTTCTCGTGCCGGGCGTTCGACACCTGGGCGCCGTTCAAGCTCGTAGGCGGTATCAACAAGCAGCGGCCGAACGCCGGGGACCTCGCCGCCGCGCGGGCATTCGCCGCGAGACTGCGGGACGGACGAGGGCTGGAGTCCTGA
- a CDS encoding DUF5713 family protein: MEITNQQVTEHAFLRPMYADAYFPDHVVDQGREILLRLCQRIEAAQPSDLEALYVLTQAAAEEFNLLQAEFEAAGSEIETVAREWIAEEFWFVASAYRFAAADVEELISGRDW, encoded by the coding sequence ATGGAGATCACAAACCAGCAGGTGACAGAGCACGCGTTTCTGCGGCCGATGTACGCGGACGCGTACTTCCCCGATCACGTCGTGGACCAGGGCAGGGAGATCCTGCTGCGGCTGTGCCAGCGGATCGAGGCGGCGCAGCCGTCGGATCTGGAGGCCCTCTATGTGCTCACCCAGGCCGCGGCGGAGGAGTTCAACCTCCTGCAAGCGGAGTTCGAGGCGGCTGGGAGTGAGATCGAGACGGTTGCGCGCGAGTGGATCGCCGAGGAGTTCTGGTTTGTCGCGTCGGCATACCGGTTCGCGGCCGCGGATGTGGAGGAGCTGATCTCAGGCCGGGACTGGTGA
- a CDS encoding cysteine dioxygenase family protein: MTSPTASGLVVARVTERIDDLVVEIREVIQRGLPPELTAHLVGELLVPVLGTPDLLTAEQREGDPDNYRQHVLHAEPDGSFSIVALVWLPGQQTQIHDHVSWCVTGVYEGQERERRYRLMTDGRTSRLIPAEDVVNPPGAIAAFAPPGDIHRVCNSCSAKAISIHVYGADIVRLGTSIRRTYCPPEGER; this comes from the coding sequence ATGACGTCTCCCACTGCGTCCGGCTTAGTCGTCGCCCGGGTCACGGAGCGGATCGATGACCTCGTCGTCGAGATCCGTGAAGTCATCCAGCGTGGCTTACCACCGGAGCTGACGGCCCATCTGGTCGGCGAACTGCTCGTTCCCGTGCTCGGCACTCCTGATCTGCTCACCGCCGAGCAGCGCGAGGGCGACCCCGACAACTACCGGCAGCATGTGCTGCACGCCGAGCCGGACGGCAGCTTCTCGATCGTCGCGCTGGTCTGGCTGCCGGGCCAGCAGACCCAGATCCACGACCACGTCTCCTGGTGCGTCACCGGTGTGTACGAGGGGCAGGAGCGCGAGCGCCGCTACCGGCTGATGACCGACGGGCGGACCTCCCGGCTGATCCCGGCCGAGGACGTGGTGAACCCCCCCGGCGCGATCGCCGCCTTCGCGCCGCCAGGCGACATCCACCGGGTGTGCAACTCCTGTTCGGCCAAGGCGATCTCGATCCACGTCTACGGCGCGGACATCGTCCGGCTGGGCACCAGCATCCGCCGGACCTACTGCCCGCCCGAGGGTGAGCGGTGA
- a CDS encoding FAD/NAD(P)-binding protein, which produces MNRSGTAHDIAVVGAGAAGALTALRLLHNAAVGNPVVGNAAVGPPAPVRIWLIDPETTGRGLAFGTDEPHHLLNVPAGRMSAHRDDPGHFVRWLGDRGGEHDFVPRGLFGRYLAETLEAVSNRGDVPALVRVPDRVVSIGHRPESAASPLSLRLRGGQSLDVDAAVLALGNFAPGLAWAPPALRDSETFLADPWASGALTKVPEDRDVLLVGTGLTMVDMALSLQRPGRVVHALSRHGLIPQPHATTPVLAPAAPELDTHAGLAALRRAVLRHIAHCRRVHGDWRAGVDSLRPVTSALWQQLSPADQARLLAQNLRLWETHRHRIPPSSAKALRTAVDTGLVSIGRGVVANAKTAADTPGDVVEVQLDNGRRLRVGAVLNCTGSEADLTRIDDCLVTHLLDTGLGSPAPVGGGFDTTARGRLRPAGDRAPAPLWTLGSLRRGNLLETTAIPEIRCQADDLALLLLDRSAVRTPGEAAPAHREGV; this is translated from the coding sequence GTGAACCGCAGCGGTACCGCTCACGACATCGCCGTGGTGGGCGCGGGCGCCGCCGGTGCCCTGACGGCGCTGCGCCTGCTCCACAACGCGGCCGTCGGCAACCCGGTCGTCGGCAACGCGGCCGTCGGCCCGCCCGCGCCGGTCCGGATCTGGCTCATCGACCCCGAAACCACAGGCCGGGGGCTGGCTTTCGGAACCGATGAGCCGCACCACCTGCTGAACGTCCCGGCCGGCCGGATGAGTGCCCACCGAGACGATCCCGGCCACTTCGTACGCTGGCTCGGCGACCGGGGCGGCGAGCACGACTTCGTGCCCCGGGGCCTCTTCGGCCGGTATCTCGCCGAGACCCTGGAGGCGGTGAGCAACCGCGGTGACGTCCCCGCGCTCGTTCGGGTGCCCGACCGCGTCGTCAGCATCGGCCACCGCCCGGAGTCGGCCGCCTCACCGCTGAGTCTGCGGCTGCGTGGCGGGCAGTCGCTCGACGTCGACGCCGCGGTGCTGGCCCTCGGCAACTTCGCGCCCGGCCTGGCCTGGGCGCCACCGGCGCTGCGTGACTCGGAGACGTTCCTGGCCGACCCCTGGGCATCCGGCGCCCTCACGAAGGTCCCGGAGGACCGTGACGTCCTGCTCGTCGGCACCGGCCTGACCATGGTGGACATGGCACTCAGCCTCCAGCGCCCCGGACGCGTCGTGCACGCGCTGTCGCGGCACGGCCTGATCCCCCAGCCGCACGCCACCACCCCGGTCCTCGCCCCGGCCGCCCCCGAGCTCGACACCCACGCGGGGCTGGCCGCGCTGCGCCGGGCGGTGCTGCGACACATCGCCCACTGCCGCCGCGTACACGGCGACTGGCGGGCGGGGGTGGACAGCCTCCGTCCCGTGACCAGCGCCCTGTGGCAGCAACTGTCACCCGCCGATCAGGCCCGGCTGCTGGCCCAGAACCTTCGGCTCTGGGAGACCCACCGCCACCGGATCCCGCCGAGCAGCGCCAAGGCTCTGCGCACCGCTGTGGACACGGGTCTGGTCAGTATCGGCCGGGGCGTCGTGGCCAACGCCAAGACCGCCGCGGATACGCCCGGTGATGTCGTCGAGGTCCAGTTGGACAACGGCCGTCGGCTGCGGGTTGGGGCAGTGCTGAACTGCACCGGCTCCGAGGCTGACCTCACCCGGATCGACGACTGCCTGGTCACCCACCTGCTCGACACCGGCCTCGGTTCGCCGGCCCCCGTCGGCGGCGGATTCGACACCACTGCCCGCGGTCGGCTGCGCCCCGCGGGCGACCGGGCACCAGCACCGCTGTGGACTCTGGGGTCGCTCCGGCGCGGCAACCTGCTGGAGACAACCGCCATCCCGGAGATCCGCTGCCAGGCCGACGACCTCGCCCTCCTGCTGCTGGACCGCAGTGCGGTGCGAACGCCGGGCGAGGCAGCACCGGCCCACCGAGAGGGTGTTTAG